The following proteins come from a genomic window of Lytechinus pictus isolate F3 Inbred chromosome 1, Lp3.0, whole genome shotgun sequence:
- the LOC129265419 gene encoding uncharacterized protein LOC129265419 — protein MPIVRECVCCKEIAEVVQKMDSFNGGELDCITNHPGFEGVCLNPWVLETAYYHYRQQYGGGGGRNDATENEKNHHVAYRQLARWCWGFLGRAVRVPLPSCAVRVIRDTFPSEVYRGFQEL, from the exons ATGCCCATCGTCCGCGAGTGTGTGTGCTGCAAAGAGATCGCAGAGGTTGTCCAGAAGATGGATTCTTTCAACGGTGGTGAACTTGATTGCATCACAAACCATCCAGGATTTGAGGGGGTTTGTCTCAACCCCTGGGTCCTGGAGACGGCCTATTACCACTACCGGCAGCAgtatggaggaggaggaggtcgCAATGATGCGACAGAGAAtga GAAGAACCATCATGTGGCTTATCGTCAACTTGCCCGCTGGTGCTGGGGTTTCCTGGGACGAGCAGTAAGGGTCCCCCTTCCATCGTGCGCCGTGAGAGTGATCAGGGATACCTTCCCATCAGAAGTCTACCGTGGCTTCCAGGAGCTATGA